The following are encoded together in the Monodelphis domestica isolate mMonDom1 chromosome 5, mMonDom1.pri, whole genome shotgun sequence genome:
- the LETMD1 gene encoding LETM1 domain-containing protein 1 isoform X4 — MTKAKLVNDKYNRFLERRFPRFYLVYSLFLQGFQMLWADAKKARRIKALMAQQKLMFHQLSYRDMEHMRQFRRDITKCLFLGIISIPPFANYLVFLLMYLFPRQLLIRHFWTSKQQMEFLDIYHALRKRSHPEILSCLEKAIPLVSDEALRWHLTQLCTKVRNGASPGVHDLQPLKECFSDYPLNMVYLSTAHMKALSRAMFLTPHLPSVLLRYRLRYHITVLHQLDKALKRLGIGQLTAQEIKSACYLRGLDSTHLAEEKCQKWLKDWLQLSCSLRSSEMSLLLHAVVLLSTSYPGTRR, encoded by the exons ATGACCAAGGCAAAGTTGGTTAATGATAAATATAATCGCTTCTTGGAGCGTCGCTTCCCCCGATTCTATCTCGTGTATTCACTCTTCCtgcaag GATTTCAGATGCTTTGGGCTGATGCAAAAAAAGCTAGAAGAATAAAGGCATTGATGGCCCAGCAAAAATTAATGTTTCATCAGCTTTCATACCGGGATATGGAGCATATGAGACAG TTTCGACGAGATATCACCAAGTGTCTTTTCCTGGGCATCATTTCCATCCCACCCTTTGCCAACTACCTGGTCTTCCTGCTGAT GTATTTGTTTCCCCGGCAACTGCTGATCCGGCATTTCTGGACCTCAAAGCAGCAGATGGAATTCTTGGATATCTACCATGCTCTCCGCAAGCGGTCTCATCCAGAGATCCTCAGCTGCTTAGAAAAGGCCATCCCTTTGGTGTCAGATGAGGCTCTCCGGTGGCATTTGACACAGCTGTGCACCAAG GTTCGGAATGGTGCTTCTCCTGGTGTACATGATCTGCAGCCTTTGAAGGAGTGTTTCTCTGACTATCCCCTGAACATGGTTTATCTTTCTACTGCACACATG AAAGCCTTGAGTCGGGCCATGTTTCTCACACCTCACCTAccctctgttttgctgagataCCGTCTGCGTTATCACATCACTGTGCTTCACCAACTAGACAAAGCTTTGAAAAGACTGGGGATTGGCCAGCTGACTGCTCAGGAAATAAAATCG GCTTGCTATCTCCGTGGCCTGGATTCCACCCACCTTGCTGAAGAGAAGTGCCAAAAATGGCTGAAAGACTGGCTACAGCTTTCCTGTAGCTTGAGAA GCAGCGAGATGTCCCTCCTGCTGCATGCTGTGGTCTTACTTTCTACCAGCTACCCTGGCACAAGGCGCTGA
- the LETMD1 gene encoding LETM1 domain-containing protein 1 isoform X5 — MALSRVCWRRFSLGGPPGPFFSLRLQPGRRSPAWGPPRVCDLFLRRPSRLHLSSKVALKSVFSSVMTKAKLVNDKYNRFLERRFPRFYLVYSLFLQGFQMLWADAKKARRIKALMAQQKLMFHQLSYRDMEHMRQFRRDITKCLFLGIISIPPFANYLVFLLMYLFPRQLLIRHFWTSKQQMEFLDIYHALRKRSHPEILSCLEKAIPLVSDEALRWHLTQLCTKVRNGASPGVHDLQPLKECFSDYPLNMVYLSTAHMKALSRAMFLTPHLPSVLLRYRLRYHITVLHQLDKALKRLGIGQLTAQEIKSACYLRGLDSTHLAEEKCQKWLKDWLQLSCSLRSSEMSLLLHAVVLLSTSYPGTRR; from the exons ATGGCGCTGTCCAGGGTCTGCTGGAGACGCTTTTCTCTAGGCGGTCCCCCAGGACCCTTCTTCTCTCTGCGGCTGCAGCCTGGGCGCCGGAGCCCGGCCTGGGGGCCTCCTAG AGTGTGTGATCTCTTCCTCCGCAGACCTTCCAGGCTTCATCTCTCCTCCAAAGTTGCCCTGAAGAGCGTTTTCTCCTCCGTGATGACCAAGGCAAAGTTGGTTAATGATAAATATAATCGCTTCTTGGAGCGTCGCTTCCCCCGATTCTATCTCGTGTATTCACTCTTCCtgcaag GATTTCAGATGCTTTGGGCTGATGCAAAAAAAGCTAGAAGAATAAAGGCATTGATGGCCCAGCAAAAATTAATGTTTCATCAGCTTTCATACCGGGATATGGAGCATATGAGACAG TTTCGACGAGATATCACCAAGTGTCTTTTCCTGGGCATCATTTCCATCCCACCCTTTGCCAACTACCTGGTCTTCCTGCTGAT GTATTTGTTTCCCCGGCAACTGCTGATCCGGCATTTCTGGACCTCAAAGCAGCAGATGGAATTCTTGGATATCTACCATGCTCTCCGCAAGCGGTCTCATCCAGAGATCCTCAGCTGCTTAGAAAAGGCCATCCCTTTGGTGTCAGATGAGGCTCTCCGGTGGCATTTGACACAGCTGTGCACCAAG GTTCGGAATGGTGCTTCTCCTGGTGTACATGATCTGCAGCCTTTGAAGGAGTGTTTCTCTGACTATCCCCTGAACATGGTTTATCTTTCTACTGCACACATG AAAGCCTTGAGTCGGGCCATGTTTCTCACACCTCACCTAccctctgttttgctgagataCCGTCTGCGTTATCACATCACTGTGCTTCACCAACTAGACAAAGCTTTGAAAAGACTGGGGATTGGCCAGCTGACTGCTCAGGAAATAAAATCG GCTTGCTATCTCCGTGGCCTGGATTCCACCCACCTTGCTGAAGAGAAGTGCCAAAAATGGCTGAAAGACTGGCTACAGCTTTCCTGTAGCTTGAGAA GCAGCGAGATGTCCCTCCTGCTGCATGCTGTGGTCTTACTTTCTACCAGCTACCCTGGCACAAGGCGCTGA
- the LETMD1 gene encoding LETM1 domain-containing protein 1 isoform X6, whose translation MALSRVCWRRFSLGGPPGPFFSLRLQPGRRSPAWGPPRPSRLHLSSKVALKSVFSSVMTKAKLVNDKYNRFLERRFPRFYLVYSLFLQVSTRYHQVSFPGHHFHPTLCQLPGLPADVRNGASPGVHDLQPLKECFSDYPLNMVYLSTAHMKALSRAMFLTPHLPSVLLRYRLRYHITVLHQLDKALKRLGIGQLTAQEIKSACYLRGLDSTHLAEEKCQKWLKDWLQLSCSLRSSEMSLLLHAVVLLSTSYPGTRR comes from the exons ATGGCGCTGTCCAGGGTCTGCTGGAGACGCTTTTCTCTAGGCGGTCCCCCAGGACCCTTCTTCTCTCTGCGGCTGCAGCCTGGGCGCCGGAGCCCGGCCTGGGGGCCTCCTAG ACCTTCCAGGCTTCATCTCTCCTCCAAAGTTGCCCTGAAGAGCGTTTTCTCCTCCGTGATGACCAAGGCAAAGTTGGTTAATGATAAATATAATCGCTTCTTGGAGCGTCGCTTCCCCCGATTCTATCTCGTGTATTCACTCTTCCtgcaag TTTCGACGAGATATCACCAAGTGTCTTTTCCTGGGCATCATTTCCATCCCACCCTTTGCCAACTACCTGGTCTTCCTGCTGAT GTTCGGAATGGTGCTTCTCCTGGTGTACATGATCTGCAGCCTTTGAAGGAGTGTTTCTCTGACTATCCCCTGAACATGGTTTATCTTTCTACTGCACACATG AAAGCCTTGAGTCGGGCCATGTTTCTCACACCTCACCTAccctctgttttgctgagataCCGTCTGCGTTATCACATCACTGTGCTTCACCAACTAGACAAAGCTTTGAAAAGACTGGGGATTGGCCAGCTGACTGCTCAGGAAATAAAATCG GCTTGCTATCTCCGTGGCCTGGATTCCACCCACCTTGCTGAAGAGAAGTGCCAAAAATGGCTGAAAGACTGGCTACAGCTTTCCTGTAGCTTGAGAA GCAGCGAGATGTCCCTCCTGCTGCATGCTGTGGTCTTACTTTCTACCAGCTACCCTGGCACAAGGCGCTGA
- the LETMD1 gene encoding LETM1 domain-containing protein 1 isoform X1 — protein sequence MALSRVCWRRFSLGGPPGPFFSLRLQPGRRSPAWGPPRPSRLHLSSKVALKSVFSSVMTKAKLVNDKYNRFLERRFPRFYLVYSLFLQGFQMLWADAKKARRIKALMAQQKLMFHQLSYRDMEHMRQFRRDITKCLFLGIISIPPFANYLVFLLMYLFPRQLLIRHFWTSKQQMEFLDIYHALRKRSHPEILSCLEKAIPLVSDEALRWHLTQLCTKVRNGASPGVHDLQPLKECFSDYPLNMVYLSTAHMKALSRAMFLTPHLPSVLLRYRLRYHITVLHQLDKALKRLGIGQLTAQEIKSACYLRGLDSTHLAEEKCQKWLKDWLQLSCSLRSSEMSLLLHAVVLLSTSYPGTRR from the exons ATGGCGCTGTCCAGGGTCTGCTGGAGACGCTTTTCTCTAGGCGGTCCCCCAGGACCCTTCTTCTCTCTGCGGCTGCAGCCTGGGCGCCGGAGCCCGGCCTGGGGGCCTCCTAG ACCTTCCAGGCTTCATCTCTCCTCCAAAGTTGCCCTGAAGAGCGTTTTCTCCTCCGTGATGACCAAGGCAAAGTTGGTTAATGATAAATATAATCGCTTCTTGGAGCGTCGCTTCCCCCGATTCTATCTCGTGTATTCACTCTTCCtgcaag GATTTCAGATGCTTTGGGCTGATGCAAAAAAAGCTAGAAGAATAAAGGCATTGATGGCCCAGCAAAAATTAATGTTTCATCAGCTTTCATACCGGGATATGGAGCATATGAGACAG TTTCGACGAGATATCACCAAGTGTCTTTTCCTGGGCATCATTTCCATCCCACCCTTTGCCAACTACCTGGTCTTCCTGCTGAT GTATTTGTTTCCCCGGCAACTGCTGATCCGGCATTTCTGGACCTCAAAGCAGCAGATGGAATTCTTGGATATCTACCATGCTCTCCGCAAGCGGTCTCATCCAGAGATCCTCAGCTGCTTAGAAAAGGCCATCCCTTTGGTGTCAGATGAGGCTCTCCGGTGGCATTTGACACAGCTGTGCACCAAG GTTCGGAATGGTGCTTCTCCTGGTGTACATGATCTGCAGCCTTTGAAGGAGTGTTTCTCTGACTATCCCCTGAACATGGTTTATCTTTCTACTGCACACATG AAAGCCTTGAGTCGGGCCATGTTTCTCACACCTCACCTAccctctgttttgctgagataCCGTCTGCGTTATCACATCACTGTGCTTCACCAACTAGACAAAGCTTTGAAAAGACTGGGGATTGGCCAGCTGACTGCTCAGGAAATAAAATCG GCTTGCTATCTCCGTGGCCTGGATTCCACCCACCTTGCTGAAGAGAAGTGCCAAAAATGGCTGAAAGACTGGCTACAGCTTTCCTGTAGCTTGAGAA GCAGCGAGATGTCCCTCCTGCTGCATGCTGTGGTCTTACTTTCTACCAGCTACCCTGGCACAAGGCGCTGA
- the LETMD1 gene encoding LETM1 domain-containing protein 1 isoform X2, with product MALSRVCWRRFSLGGPPGPFFSLRLQPGRRSPAWGPPRPSRLHLSSKVALKSVFSSVMTKAKLVNDKYNRFLERRFPRFYLVYSLFLQGFQMLWADAKKARRIKALMAQQKLMFHQLSYRDMEHMRQFRRDITKCLFLGIISIPPFANYLVFLLMYLFPRQLLIRHFWTSKQQMEFLDIYHALRKRSHPEILSCLEKAIPLVSDEALRWHLTQLCTKVRNGASPGVHDLQPLKECFSDYPLNMVYLSTAHMKALSRAMFLTPHLPSVLLRYRLRYHITVLHQLDKALKRLGIGQLTAQEIKSACYLRGLDSTHLAEEKCQKWLKDWLQLSCSLRRS from the exons ATGGCGCTGTCCAGGGTCTGCTGGAGACGCTTTTCTCTAGGCGGTCCCCCAGGACCCTTCTTCTCTCTGCGGCTGCAGCCTGGGCGCCGGAGCCCGGCCTGGGGGCCTCCTAG ACCTTCCAGGCTTCATCTCTCCTCCAAAGTTGCCCTGAAGAGCGTTTTCTCCTCCGTGATGACCAAGGCAAAGTTGGTTAATGATAAATATAATCGCTTCTTGGAGCGTCGCTTCCCCCGATTCTATCTCGTGTATTCACTCTTCCtgcaag GATTTCAGATGCTTTGGGCTGATGCAAAAAAAGCTAGAAGAATAAAGGCATTGATGGCCCAGCAAAAATTAATGTTTCATCAGCTTTCATACCGGGATATGGAGCATATGAGACAG TTTCGACGAGATATCACCAAGTGTCTTTTCCTGGGCATCATTTCCATCCCACCCTTTGCCAACTACCTGGTCTTCCTGCTGAT GTATTTGTTTCCCCGGCAACTGCTGATCCGGCATTTCTGGACCTCAAAGCAGCAGATGGAATTCTTGGATATCTACCATGCTCTCCGCAAGCGGTCTCATCCAGAGATCCTCAGCTGCTTAGAAAAGGCCATCCCTTTGGTGTCAGATGAGGCTCTCCGGTGGCATTTGACACAGCTGTGCACCAAG GTTCGGAATGGTGCTTCTCCTGGTGTACATGATCTGCAGCCTTTGAAGGAGTGTTTCTCTGACTATCCCCTGAACATGGTTTATCTTTCTACTGCACACATG AAAGCCTTGAGTCGGGCCATGTTTCTCACACCTCACCTAccctctgttttgctgagataCCGTCTGCGTTATCACATCACTGTGCTTCACCAACTAGACAAAGCTTTGAAAAGACTGGGGATTGGCCAGCTGACTGCTCAGGAAATAAAATCG GCTTGCTATCTCCGTGGCCTGGATTCCACCCACCTTGCTGAAGAGAAGTGCCAAAAATGGCTGAAAGACTGGCTACAGCTTTCCTGTAGCTTGAGAA GGTCCTGA
- the LETMD1 gene encoding LETM1 domain-containing protein 1 isoform X3, whose translation MALSRVCWRRFSLGGPPGPFFSLRLQPGRRSPAWGPPRPSRLHLSSKVALKSVFSSVMTKAKLVNDKYNRFLERRFPRFYLVYSLFLQGFQMLWADAKKARRIKALMAQQKLMFHQLSYRDMEHMRQFRRDITKCLFLGIISIPPFANYLVFLLMYLFPRQLLIRHFWTSKQQMEFLDIYHALRKRSHPEILSCLEKAIPLVSDEALRWHLTQLCTKVRNGASPGVHDLQPLKECFSDYPLNMVYLSTAHMACYLRGLDSTHLAEEKCQKWLKDWLQLSCSLRSSEMSLLLHAVVLLSTSYPGTRR comes from the exons ATGGCGCTGTCCAGGGTCTGCTGGAGACGCTTTTCTCTAGGCGGTCCCCCAGGACCCTTCTTCTCTCTGCGGCTGCAGCCTGGGCGCCGGAGCCCGGCCTGGGGGCCTCCTAG ACCTTCCAGGCTTCATCTCTCCTCCAAAGTTGCCCTGAAGAGCGTTTTCTCCTCCGTGATGACCAAGGCAAAGTTGGTTAATGATAAATATAATCGCTTCTTGGAGCGTCGCTTCCCCCGATTCTATCTCGTGTATTCACTCTTCCtgcaag GATTTCAGATGCTTTGGGCTGATGCAAAAAAAGCTAGAAGAATAAAGGCATTGATGGCCCAGCAAAAATTAATGTTTCATCAGCTTTCATACCGGGATATGGAGCATATGAGACAG TTTCGACGAGATATCACCAAGTGTCTTTTCCTGGGCATCATTTCCATCCCACCCTTTGCCAACTACCTGGTCTTCCTGCTGAT GTATTTGTTTCCCCGGCAACTGCTGATCCGGCATTTCTGGACCTCAAAGCAGCAGATGGAATTCTTGGATATCTACCATGCTCTCCGCAAGCGGTCTCATCCAGAGATCCTCAGCTGCTTAGAAAAGGCCATCCCTTTGGTGTCAGATGAGGCTCTCCGGTGGCATTTGACACAGCTGTGCACCAAG GTTCGGAATGGTGCTTCTCCTGGTGTACATGATCTGCAGCCTTTGAAGGAGTGTTTCTCTGACTATCCCCTGAACATGGTTTATCTTTCTACTGCACACATG GCTTGCTATCTCCGTGGCCTGGATTCCACCCACCTTGCTGAAGAGAAGTGCCAAAAATGGCTGAAAGACTGGCTACAGCTTTCCTGTAGCTTGAGAA GCAGCGAGATGTCCCTCCTGCTGCATGCTGTGGTCTTACTTTCTACCAGCTACCCTGGCACAAGGCGCTGA